The Brachyspira hyodysenteriae ATCC 27164 genome includes a window with the following:
- a CDS encoding PTS sugar transporter subunit IIA, producing MLKEFLEGNIKIVQNVSNWEEALKIAAKSLIDNKNIEERYVQAIIDDVYKYGPYIVLIDGVAMPHSRPENGVFKRGMSFLKVKDGVDFYKTDEKVYLFFVLAAEDSDGHQEAISELAEFLGNDDKVKKMIKEDLNEEEILSLL from the coding sequence ATGTTAAAAGAGTTTTTAGAAGGTAATATAAAAATTGTGCAAAATGTTTCGAATTGGGAAGAAGCATTAAAAATAGCTGCAAAATCTTTAATAGATAATAAAAATATAGAAGAAAGATATGTTCAGGCTATAATAGATGATGTATATAAATACGGTCCTTATATTGTTCTTATAGATGGTGTGGCAATGCCCCATTCAAGACCTGAAAATGGTGTATTTAAAAGAGGAATGAGCTTTTTAAAAGTAAAGGACGGAGTTGATTTTTATAAAACAGATGAAAAAGTGTATCTATTCTTTGTATTAGCAGCAGAAGATTCTGATGGACATCAAGAGGCTATATCTGAATTAGCCGAATTTTTAGGTAATGATGATAAAGTTAAAAAAATGATAAAAGAAGATTTAAATGAAGAAGAAATTTTATCATTATTGTAG
- a CDS encoding translocation/assembly module TamB domain-containing protein has protein sequence MIPALFSISMVLSNKQKYLDNVIEYINKVSPIDIYISDISISYKLELVLDNVKLYSKNNSEAFFEMDRASLRFNFFRIFIKRDPLYLLSDININDAEFYPVLMDMSIFQSDNTNKTSLEDIREIVNNISPIFMDKNININNFSAKIADNNNITEVSLNSLNGNFRNYGYFLSYKINLPDKTLVHFSLESKTNLSEINTKIYGEDENGDLFDYTLFLTNEYNILAANLQNENQNNFINFKYNFDNKDMDFSVTNLKIKKDNIYKIMNIALDTPIIYKFVKLDNKTISSISNYINTFRDAEIEAYGYYSFEEKEKSHVNFDLNVRDKLFNVMVNAELTNNSIMLSNAYINILEGNIIASGIVPLNDPISSILSLNVNNIKAGANYLSTKVNLKPVNVNDDEIKSRFTISSLSYANSMPRPMTFEFLYKKPEKEISLRLIPNEYYQPLYASYSLDNNNPVIVSAKGVIPQDIFVVLLGQNIIDNLSSLNVEYTMSNAMYTGGKGNVHVLQASSRKIYTEEYLIRIGASAYKNIIDINDIYYRLSEDGGINANAKIEYDNNFNVKINGNFNTPAGNYGLSGFSTTSTNRSKIIYASTDNSEIIASGVISTNGILDLNIKTPKTLSIKDIDLNVDVNINNYMQQPLYLYGNVKANKNLAPIFALNTQFELSNQSIMFTNIILNYGENRVTGDGILSSTDGITKFTALLKDLENNGIFAVDTSINKNNMYGKITVNQLPFDISGQAYGVLTANATIIGLMNNPVIYLEKFDIKDFQIPGMQFDVSLNGYYRENELEIKNVLITKTGDFGTLTAKPFAKKQQIKIPYAYFSKELQNMTVEVNNMTFMSSFSGTINYNMRKLPDGKEEYRLQTGIITINKRKLPEFGTTIIKDKNDILLTNTKNHGIQGSILEEDGNKRTDLIYVYDNDNMLNIDGVIKNTQKDQVDLLVTSDIINVEIFEIFHVLFTEINSSPTNFMVDGKPYTLYARIHGDADNVAIDGRFLGHGKKVKIAYFNDIFDDTIVDFNFDGHMFNVNNLTFTSKNNKSLTVTGEAEIFKNNINYMAFDLLSSDEQLGLLDGNLNLGIAKVRGPVHVDLTVGGNIAAPRIGGILTLMKSDVQLSTLPSGTTYKERVYGILSKIYWDFTIEAWRQVRVAHNLVGDVYLEEGSKMRVYNTLIDGIELAGTINVERGSIYYLQNVYQLERGSVTFPPVNSADPIIEATAYTYKKYYPSTGNTSSQSFENELAGESVTLYMEMDARLSQLISSQDGALRPVRFYTIPALGQYQVNQLAGIPQGSFGSREDQMFADSTANRSSINSDQLQQLTMNYSDLLLRSTVLRPVERWFRQFLGIDYINLSPTVVNNLLFVTNNNNLSPTSVWDNTSVGIGKYVSKYLYLKYDVTYRVNDTTRPSVNGKNVDPYYFDHQFGFEVSLLKNYKLANFVFEYKINPFDIRGKGQDFNIVTRWRF, from the coding sequence ATGATACCTGCTTTATTTAGCATATCAATGGTATTATCAAATAAGCAAAAATATTTGGATAATGTTATAGAGTATATAAATAAGGTAAGTCCAATAGATATATACATATCAGATATAAGCATATCCTATAAATTAGAATTAGTTTTGGATAATGTAAAATTATACTCTAAAAATAACTCAGAAGCTTTCTTTGAAATGGACAGGGCTTCATTAAGATTTAACTTTTTTAGAATATTTATTAAAAGAGATCCTTTATATCTTTTAAGCGATATAAATATTAATGATGCTGAGTTCTATCCTGTATTAATGGATATGTCTATATTTCAGAGTGATAATACAAACAAAACTTCATTAGAGGATATAAGAGAAATAGTTAATAATATAAGTCCTATATTTATGGATAAAAATATTAACATTAATAACTTCTCAGCTAAAATAGCAGATAATAATAATATCACAGAAGTATCACTTAATTCTTTAAATGGTAATTTCAGAAATTATGGTTATTTTCTTTCATATAAAATAAACTTACCTGATAAAACATTAGTACATTTTTCATTAGAAAGTAAAACTAATCTATCAGAAATCAATACAAAAATATACGGTGAAGATGAAAACGGAGATTTATTTGATTATACATTATTTTTAACAAATGAATACAATATATTAGCGGCAAATTTACAAAATGAAAATCAAAATAATTTTATCAACTTTAAGTATAATTTTGATAATAAAGATATGGATTTCTCCGTTACAAATTTAAAAATAAAAAAAGATAATATATACAAGATTATGAATATAGCGTTGGATACGCCTATAATTTATAAATTTGTAAAATTAGATAATAAAACTATAAGCAGTATAAGCAATTATATAAATACATTCAGAGATGCAGAAATAGAGGCATACGGATATTATTCATTTGAAGAAAAAGAAAAATCACATGTTAATTTTGATTTAAATGTAAGAGATAAATTATTTAATGTAATGGTAAATGCTGAATTAACAAATAACAGTATAATGTTATCAAATGCATATATTAATATTCTAGAAGGAAATATTATAGCAAGCGGTATAGTACCTTTGAATGATCCTATATCAAGCATACTTTCTTTAAACGTTAATAATATAAAAGCAGGAGCAAATTATTTATCAACAAAAGTAAATTTAAAGCCTGTAAATGTAAATGATGATGAAATAAAATCAAGATTTACAATATCATCTCTTAGTTATGCTAATAGTATGCCGCGACCTATGACATTTGAATTTTTGTATAAAAAACCTGAAAAAGAAATATCTCTCAGATTAATACCAAATGAATACTATCAGCCTCTATATGCTAGTTATTCTTTAGATAATAATAATCCTGTAATAGTTTCTGCTAAAGGTGTAATACCTCAGGATATATTCGTAGTATTATTAGGACAAAATATAATAGACAACTTATCATCTCTAAATGTAGAATATACTATGAGTAATGCCATGTACACAGGAGGAAAAGGAAATGTACATGTATTACAGGCTTCGTCCAGAAAAATATATACAGAAGAATATTTGATAAGAATAGGAGCATCTGCATATAAAAATATTATAGATATTAATGATATTTATTACAGACTTTCTGAAGACGGCGGAATAAATGCCAATGCCAAAATAGAATATGATAATAATTTTAATGTTAAAATAAATGGTAATTTTAATACACCTGCTGGTAATTATGGTTTGAGCGGATTCAGCACAACTTCTACTAATAGAAGTAAAATAATATATGCCTCTACTGATAACTCAGAAATAATAGCAAGCGGAGTTATATCCACAAACGGCATATTAGATTTAAATATCAAAACTCCTAAAACATTAAGTATAAAAGATATTGATTTAAATGTGGATGTTAATATAAATAATTATATGCAGCAGCCTCTGTATTTATATGGAAATGTAAAAGCTAATAAAAACCTTGCTCCAATATTCGCTTTAAATACTCAATTTGAATTATCAAATCAAAGTATAATGTTTACAAATATTATTTTAAATTATGGTGAAAATAGAGTAACTGGAGATGGAATATTAAGTTCTACAGATGGTATAACAAAATTTACTGCCTTATTAAAAGATTTAGAAAATAATGGAATATTTGCAGTAGATACATCTATCAATAAAAATAATATGTATGGTAAAATAACAGTCAATCAGCTGCCTTTCGATATCAGCGGACAGGCTTATGGAGTATTAACTGCCAATGCCACTATAATAGGATTAATGAATAATCCTGTAATTTACCTTGAAAAATTTGATATAAAAGATTTTCAAATACCTGGAATGCAGTTTGATGTTTCTTTAAATGGTTATTATAGAGAAAATGAATTGGAAATAAAAAATGTATTGATAACCAAAACAGGAGATTTCGGAACTCTTACAGCAAAACCATTTGCTAAAAAACAGCAGATAAAAATACCTTACGCCTATTTTTCAAAAGAACTTCAAAATATGACTGTAGAAGTTAATAATATGACATTTATGAGTTCATTCTCAGGTACAATAAATTATAATATGAGAAAACTGCCTGACGGTAAAGAAGAATACAGACTTCAAACAGGGATTATCACTATAAATAAAAGAAAATTGCCGGAATTCGGAACTACAATTATTAAAGATAAAAATGATATATTACTAACAAATACAAAAAATCATGGTATACAAGGTTCTATATTAGAAGAAGATGGAAATAAAAGAACTGATTTAATTTATGTATATGATAATGATAATATGCTTAATATAGACGGAGTTATAAAAAATACTCAAAAAGATCAAGTTGATTTATTGGTTACATCTGACATAATCAATGTAGAAATTTTTGAAATATTTCATGTATTATTTACAGAAATAAATTCATCTCCTACTAATTTTATGGTAGACGGCAAACCTTATACATTATATGCACGCATACATGGTGATGCTGATAATGTAGCAATAGACGGAAGATTTTTAGGACATGGAAAAAAAGTAAAAATAGCTTATTTCAATGATATATTTGATGATACTATAGTAGACTTCAACTTTGACGGACATATGTTTAATGTTAATAACCTAACATTTACATCCAAAAATAATAAAAGTTTAACTGTAACAGGCGAAGCAGAAATATTCAAAAACAATATAAATTATATGGCATTTGACTTACTGTCATCAGATGAACAGCTTGGACTTTTAGACGGTAATCTAAATTTAGGTATAGCTAAAGTAAGAGGACCTGTGCATGTTGACCTTACAGTAGGAGGAAATATAGCTGCCCCTAGAATAGGCGGAATACTTACTCTTATGAAAAGTGATGTTCAGTTATCTACTTTGCCTTCAGGAACTACATATAAAGAAAGAGTTTATGGAATACTCAGTAAAATATATTGGGATTTTACTATAGAGGCTTGGCGTCAGGTTAGAGTTGCACATAACTTAGTAGGAGATGTATATTTAGAGGAAGGTTCCAAAATGAGAGTTTATAACACTCTTATTGATGGAATAGAACTTGCAGGAACTATTAATGTAGAGAGAGGAAGTATATACTATTTGCAAAATGTATATCAACTAGAAAGAGGTTCTGTAACTTTCCCTCCTGTAAACAGTGCTGATCCTATAATAGAGGCTACAGCTTACACATATAAAAAATACTATCCTTCAACAGGAAATACATCTTCTCAGTCTTTTGAAAATGAATTAGCAGGTGAAAGTGTAACTTTATATATGGAAATGGATGCAAGATTGTCTCAATTAATATCTTCTCAGGACGGAGCATTGAGACCTGTGAGATTCTATACAATACCAGCTTTAGGACAGTATCAGGTTAATCAGCTTGCCGGAATACCTCAGGGAAGTTTTGGAAGCAGAGAAGATCAAATGTTTGCTGACAGTACAGCAAATAGAAGCAGTATAAACAGCGATCAATTACAGCAGCTTACAATGAATTACAGCGATTTACTATTAAGAAGTACAGTATTAAGACCTGTAGAAAGATGGTTTAGACAATTTTTAGGTATTGATTATATCAACTTAAGCCCTACAGTAGTAAATAATTTATTATTCGTTACAAACAATAATAATTTAAGTCCTACATCTGTATGGGATAATACAAGTGTTGGTATAGGTAAATATGTATCTAAATATTTATATTTAAAATACGATGTTACATATAGAGTTAATGATACAACAAGGCCTAGTGTTAATGGTAAAAATGTAGACCCTTACTATTTTGACCATCAATTTGGTTTTGAAGTGTCTTTATTAAAAAATTATAAACTTGCAAATTTTGTGTTTGAGTATAAAATAAATCCTTTCGATATAAGAGGAAAAGGACAAGATTTTAATATTGTTACTCGGTGGAGATTTTAG
- a CDS encoding ComF family protein — protein MKFYKHIINNILSLIFPNHCIICGELMQSNNMNYVCIDCINKNLDYIHKDEYIRCPKCGKVLESEKSICICKDEELYFDECKSMLYYNNHTIDLIHKMKFSHRYLICKDFAAMLSYYYKDYIKSYDAVTFVPLGKNRFLERGYNQSEIIAETISKILNIKLIDDIIFRQKETKALSSLNSKTERLNMIKNAFVINTDYSDHNKINLLIIDDVLTTGSTLNEISKEIKKLECINKIGLLTVARA, from the coding sequence ATGAAATTTTACAAGCATATTATAAATAATATATTATCTTTAATATTTCCTAATCACTGTATAATATGCGGAGAGTTAATGCAAAGTAATAATATGAATTATGTTTGTATTGACTGCATAAATAAAAATTTGGATTATATACATAAAGATGAATATATAAGATGCCCTAAATGCGGTAAAGTTTTAGAAAGTGAAAAATCAATATGCATTTGCAAAGATGAAGAACTTTATTTTGATGAATGCAAATCTATGCTTTATTATAATAATCATACAATAGATTTGATTCACAAAATGAAGTTCTCTCATAGATATTTAATTTGTAAAGACTTTGCTGCTATGCTTAGTTATTATTATAAAGATTATATTAAAAGTTATGATGCCGTTACTTTTGTGCCTCTTGGTAAAAATAGATTCTTGGAAAGAGGATACAATCAAAGCGAAATCATAGCAGAAACAATATCTAAAATTCTAAATATAAAATTAATAGATGATATAATATTCAGACAAAAAGAAACTAAAGCATTAAGTTCTTTAAACAGTAAAACTGAAAGATTAAACATGATAAAAAATGCTTTTGTGATAAATACCGACTACAGCGATCATAATAAAATAAATCTTCTTATAATAGATGATGTACTTACCACGGGAAGCACTTTAAATGAAATTTCTAAAGAGATTAAGAAACTAGAATGCATTAACAAAATAGGTTTGCTTACCGTAGCCCGTGCTTAG
- a CDS encoding Cof-type HAD-IIB family hydrolase — MNNIQLIATDLDGTLLNNNHQISEYNKNIIKAASKKGIKTILSTGRPTSAAIKFLYDLDIDTELISFNGAMITDKNSNIIYQENLNPKIGIELINIAKKYNIYHQGFLGDRWNIGFFDNKWTNFYISIAQIDNYIIGFDNIEDFSFSKFMFIGENHILKNIAEELNRTFGNSIYYAFSRPVYLEVHSPNASKANALKYLADKYNINSDNIMAFGDNNNDLEMLEFVGISVAVENAEDIVKLKSLYTAKSNEENGVGIFINDMLNLNI; from the coding sequence TTGAATAATATTCAGCTTATAGCTACTGATTTAGACGGCACATTATTAAATAATAATCATCAAATAAGTGAGTATAATAAAAATATAATAAAAGCAGCCTCTAAAAAAGGAATAAAAACAATATTATCTACAGGAAGACCCACTTCAGCAGCAATTAAATTTTTATATGATTTAGATATTGATACTGAGCTTATATCATTTAATGGTGCTATGATAACAGATAAAAATTCTAATATTATATACCAAGAAAATTTAAATCCTAAAATAGGTATAGAGCTTATAAATATAGCTAAAAAATATAATATATATCATCAAGGCTTTTTAGGTGATAGATGGAATATTGGTTTTTTTGATAATAAATGGACTAATTTTTATATATCAATAGCTCAAATAGATAATTATATTATAGGATTTGACAATATAGAAGATTTTTCTTTCAGTAAGTTTATGTTTATAGGAGAAAATCATATATTAAAAAATATAGCTGAAGAATTAAATCGTACTTTTGGAAACAGTATATATTATGCATTTTCAAGACCTGTTTATTTAGAAGTTCATAGTCCTAATGCTTCAAAGGCTAATGCATTAAAATATTTAGCTGATAAATACAATATCAATTCTGATAATATAATGGCTTTTGGGGATAATAATAATGATTTGGAAATGCTTGAATTTGTGGGTATTTCTGTTGCTGTTGAAAATGCTGAGGATATAGTGAAATTAAAGTCTTTGTATACCGCTAAAAGCAATGAAGAAAATGGGGTAGGTATATTCATTAATGATATGCTTAATTTAAATATATAA
- a CDS encoding NUDIX domain-containing protein, whose product MAFSDNERMIFGKGVGCVVIKDGKVLLGRHNYGRGKGLLIIPGGFINERELPAEAAEREVLEETNVKVKAKEIVSMRFTENDWYLVFRAEYISGEAKVNDSENSEVIWLDVEEALNKKDVPPLSKEAIKSCLKFINSENKYAMSIKEDYDASRELGSYAYYD is encoded by the coding sequence ATGGCATTTTCGGATAATGAAAGAATGATATTTGGAAAAGGCGTTGGCTGTGTAGTAATAAAGGACGGTAAAGTTCTTCTAGGACGTCATAATTACGGCAGAGGAAAAGGACTTCTTATAATACCGGGAGGATTCATAAATGAAAGAGAACTGCCTGCTGAAGCTGCTGAGCGTGAAGTACTAGAAGAAACAAATGTAAAAGTAAAGGCAAAAGAAATAGTATCAATGCGTTTTACTGAAAATGATTGGTATTTAGTTTTCAGAGCAGAATATATTTCAGGAGAGGCAAAAGTTAATGACAGTGAAAATAGCGAAGTAATTTGGCTTGATGTAGAAGAAGCTTTAAATAAAAAAGATGTCCCTCCGCTTTCAAAAGAAGCAATAAAATCATGTTTAAAATTTATTAACTCAGAAAATAAATATGCCATGAGTATAAAAGAGGATTATGATGCATCAAGAGAATTAGGTTCTTATGCCTATTATGATTAA
- a CDS encoding prohibitin family protein, producing MRIINVNSNRLHSILFIALPVVLIVGFLIFSSVTIVSTGEVGIRSRLGKAISEEDPGLHFRIPFIDTIKTMEVREQTVEKTYAVSSKDMQTISMTLNVQYSITGDALDLFRKFGTDYKNKLVNPRISESLNAVSARYTIEEFITKRNEMAGELLKEVMSDFQDYGITVAACSIIEHDFSDEFDQAIERKLIASQDALTAQNALEKVRYEAEAEITKAKGIAEANRIMQESLTPLLIQRMYIEKWDGKMPQVSGSGVTPMIQVK from the coding sequence ATGAGAATAATAAATGTAAATTCAAATAGGCTGCATTCTATACTTTTTATAGCATTGCCTGTGGTTTTAATTGTGGGATTTTTAATATTTTCCAGCGTTACAATAGTATCAACAGGAGAAGTGGGAATAAGAAGCAGATTGGGTAAAGCAATATCAGAGGAAGATCCTGGACTTCATTTTAGAATACCTTTTATAGATACAATAAAAACTATGGAAGTAAGAGAGCAGACTGTAGAAAAAACTTATGCTGTATCATCAAAGGATATGCAGACAATATCTATGACTTTGAATGTTCAGTACTCTATAACAGGTGATGCTTTGGATTTATTTAGAAAATTCGGAACAGATTATAAAAACAAACTAGTTAATCCTAGAATATCAGAGAGTTTGAATGCTGTTTCTGCAAGATATACTATAGAAGAATTCATAACAAAAAGAAATGAAATGGCTGGAGAACTTTTAAAAGAAGTTATGAGCGATTTTCAGGATTACGGCATCACAGTTGCTGCATGTTCTATCATAGAGCATGATTTTTCTGATGAATTTGATCAGGCAATAGAAAGAAAATTGATAGCTTCTCAAGATGCTTTAACAGCACAAAATGCATTAGAAAAAGTAAGATATGAAGCTGAAGCTGAAATAACAAAAGCTAAAGGTATAGCAGAAGCTAATAGAATAATGCAGGAATCTTTAACTCCTCTTTTAATACAGAGAATGTATATAGAGAAATGGGATGGTAAAATGCCTCAAGTTTCAGGTTCAGGCGTTACACCTATGATACAAGTAAAATAA
- a CDS encoding PTS sugar transporter subunit IIA, which yields MLKELIRNKIDIVDSMDNWEDAIKKGAELLIENKCIEPRYVDCIINNIKESGPYIVLGDGMAMSHARPEDGVISNGITLLKIKNGVDFDENNKIFLLFTLAAENNDNHQELMEEIADLLNESEKIKRIMYDELTDLEIYDIILQ from the coding sequence ATGCTAAAAGAACTTATAAGAAACAAAATAGATATAGTTGATAGTATGGATAATTGGGAAGATGCTATAAAAAAAGGAGCTGAACTTCTTATTGAGAATAAATGTATAGAGCCTAGATATGTAGACTGTATTATAAATAATATTAAAGAAAGCGGACCTTATATCGTACTTGGTGATGGAATGGCTATGTCTCATGCCAGACCTGAGGATGGCGTTATAAGCAATGGTATTACTCTTTTAAAAATAAAAAATGGTGTAGACTTTGATGAAAATAATAAAATATTCTTATTATTTACTTTGGCTGCCGAAAATAATGATAATCATCAAGAATTAATGGAAGAAATTGCTGATTTATTAAATGAAAGCGAAAAAATTAAAAGAATAATGTATGATGAATTAACTGATTTAGAAATATACGATATTATATTACAGTAA
- a CDS encoding alpha/beta fold hydrolase, which translates to MEMLNRVLISDDGHRMYTYIFKPDSKPKAIVQIVHGLGEHAGRYKEIAEKLNKEGFLVCADDHRGFGRSTVSKDQIGHMGDKNGHELIIEDMRHLMVNTKADYPNLPYFMMGHSMGSFLTRGFLIKYHKDLNGAIIMGTRGKPKGIENLGKTIANIQKSLFGGRKRAYLLDKLSVGGYGKKFFPKDNSDLAWLTSDKEEIKKAQEDEYFANKPASIETYIQLFELIDKISDKDNYSSMDKNFPILLISGAKDPVGDMGKGVKWVHEMYESLGFKDVTISLYENGRHEILNDVQRDDVAKEIIAWLNAHIA; encoded by the coding sequence ATGGAAATGCTTAATAGAGTTTTAATATCAGATGATGGTCATAGAATGTATACATATATTTTTAAGCCTGATTCCAAACCAAAAGCAATAGTTCAGATAGTTCATGGACTTGGAGAGCATGCCGGAAGATATAAAGAGATTGCTGAAAAACTCAATAAAGAAGGATTTTTAGTTTGTGCCGATGATCATAGAGGATTCGGAAGAAGCACTGTAAGTAAAGATCAAATAGGGCATATGGGCGATAAAAACGGACATGAACTTATTATAGAAGATATGAGGCATTTAATGGTAAATACTAAAGCTGATTATCCTAATCTTCCTTATTTTATGATGGGGCATAGTATGGGTTCTTTTCTTACTAGAGGTTTTTTAATTAAATATCATAAAGATTTAAATGGCGCTATAATAATGGGTACTAGAGGAAAACCTAAGGGAATAGAGAACTTAGGAAAAACTATAGCTAATATTCAGAAGTCATTATTCGGGGGAAGAAAAAGAGCTTATTTACTCGACAAATTATCAGTAGGCGGATACGGTAAAAAATTCTTCCCTAAAGATAATTCAGATTTGGCATGGCTTACTTCGGATAAAGAAGAAATTAAAAAAGCCCAGGAAGATGAATACTTTGCAAATAAACCTGCAAGTATAGAAACATATATACAATTATTTGAACTTATTGATAAAATTTCAGATAAGGATAATTACTCTTCTATGGATAAAAATTTCCCTATACTTTTAATATCAGGAGCGAAAGACCCTGTAGGAGATATGGGAAAGGGCGTTAAATGGGTTCATGAAATGTATGAATCATTAGGATTCAAAGATGTTACTATAAGTCTTTATGAAAATGGAAGACATGAAATACTTAATGATGTTCAAAGAGATGATGTAGCTAAAGAGATAATTGCTTGGCTTAATGCTCATATAGCATAG